The following proteins come from a genomic window of Deltaproteobacteria bacterium:
- a CDS encoding PASTA domain-containing protein has translation MRRTQQRHHRRLIAAKILFLCLFLTVGGRAFQLQILQGDKLMRLGQRQHLKEWIVQPKRGALFDRAGEPLALSMESQSVYVRPHRVQDADKVSQNLAQILGLRLADVQQKVASEKPFVWIKRQLSSPEAEKIQALNLDGIGMFYEPIRLYPQGQLAGQVIGFVGRDSEGLEGLELKYNDYIRGEAGSSVSERDALGRRVLVQGIEGIQIPPGSDIHLTLDTSIQHIAEKELEASIVKNRAKAGVAIVVDPRTGEVLALANYPSFDPNHYAEQSAAQKRNRAVTDSFEPGSTFKTILAATAIEEEVVGKEDLFYCEMGKYHFAGKIIHDTHPQGWISFAKILQVSSNIGFTKIAEKVKKERYFKYIEKFGFGKVTGIDVPGEVPGLLRRVDSWSGIDLATHAFGQGISTTPMQMVMAYAAIANGGILMKPFVTRRIVSPSGQVLLENQPHVVRRVVSEKTAKLLASMLRDVTTEGGTGTMANVEGFEVAGKTGTAQKADTTHGGYSKKRVGSFVGFVPANDPRLVALVLIDEPEAAVYGGVVAAPVFRNIAQAALSRYSVAPEKAASISAVTKGIEHISARSPTKRATPVAINSGPGAVPNFTGLSLREALEKAQSMKVKVRLQGNGYVVRQSPAAGGNWNDEEVLVLNLQG, from the coding sequence ATGAGACGAACGCAGCAGCGTCATCACCGCCGGTTGATCGCCGCCAAAATATTATTCCTCTGTCTATTCTTGACGGTCGGTGGGCGGGCGTTTCAGTTGCAAATTCTTCAGGGCGACAAGCTCATGCGGCTGGGCCAGCGCCAGCATCTGAAAGAGTGGATCGTGCAGCCCAAGCGCGGCGCTCTGTTCGACCGTGCCGGCGAACCTTTGGCGCTGAGCATGGAGTCGCAATCGGTCTATGTCCGGCCGCACCGCGTCCAAGATGCCGACAAAGTCAGTCAGAACTTGGCACAGATTCTCGGTCTTCGTCTCGCCGATGTGCAGCAGAAGGTCGCTTCCGAGAAACCCTTCGTCTGGATCAAGCGCCAACTGTCATCGCCGGAGGCGGAAAAAATTCAGGCGCTCAACTTGGACGGTATCGGCATGTTCTATGAGCCCATTCGTCTCTATCCCCAGGGTCAGCTGGCCGGGCAAGTGATCGGCTTTGTCGGCCGCGATTCCGAAGGGCTCGAAGGACTGGAGCTTAAATACAACGATTACATTCGCGGCGAAGCCGGTTCGTCGGTGTCCGAACGGGACGCGCTGGGCCGCCGCGTGTTGGTGCAAGGCATCGAAGGCATACAAATTCCCCCCGGCAGTGACATCCACTTAACCTTGGACACTTCGATTCAGCATATCGCTGAAAAAGAACTCGAAGCTTCGATCGTTAAAAACCGCGCCAAGGCCGGCGTCGCGATCGTCGTCGATCCTCGCACTGGCGAAGTCTTGGCGTTGGCGAACTATCCGTCGTTCGATCCGAACCATTACGCCGAGCAGAGCGCGGCGCAAAAACGCAATCGTGCCGTGACCGACAGCTTCGAACCAGGCTCGACGTTCAAAACCATTCTCGCGGCGACGGCCATCGAAGAAGAAGTGGTCGGCAAGGAAGACTTATTTTACTGCGAAATGGGCAAGTACCACTTTGCCGGTAAAATTATTCACGACACCCATCCCCAGGGCTGGATCTCCTTCGCCAAAATTCTCCAGGTGTCGAGCAATATCGGTTTCACCAAGATCGCCGAGAAGGTCAAGAAGGAACGCTACTTCAAGTACATCGAAAAATTTGGTTTCGGCAAAGTTACCGGCATCGACGTGCCCGGCGAAGTGCCTGGTTTGCTGCGTCGCGTCGACAGCTGGTCGGGCATCGACTTGGCGACACATGCTTTCGGCCAGGGGATCTCGACGACACCGATGCAGATGGTGATGGCCTACGCCGCCATCGCCAACGGCGGCATTCTCATGAAGCCGTTCGTGACCCGGCGCATCGTCAGTCCGAGCGGCCAGGTGTTGCTGGAAAATCAGCCCCATGTGGTGCGCCGAGTGGTTTCGGAAAAAACCGCCAAGCTGCTCGCTTCCATGTTGCGCGATGTCACCACCGAGGGCGGCACCGGCACCATGGCGAATGTCGAGGGCTTCGAAGTGGCGGGTAAAACTGGCACGGCGCAAAAGGCCGATACGACTCATGGCGGCTATTCAAAAAAACGCGTCGGCTCATTTGTCGGCTTCGTTCCCGCCAACGATCCGCGTTTGGTCGCGTTAGTATTGATCGACGAGCCGGAAGCGGCGGTTTATGGCGGCGTGGTGGCGGCGCCGGTGTTTCGTAACATCGCCCAAGCGGCGCTCAGCCGCTACTCGGTGGCGCCGGAAAAGGCCGCCTCGATTTCAGCGGTAACCAAGGGCATCGAACATATTTCGGCACGCTCGCCGACCAAGCGCGCTACGCCCGTCGCGATCAATAGCGGCCCCGGCGCCGTGCCGAATTTCACCGGTTTGAGTTTGCGTGAAGCATTGGAAAAAGCCCAATCGATGAAAGTCAAAGTGCGTTTGCAAGGCAACGGTTACGTCGTCAGGCAGTCGCCGGCCGCCGGCGGCAACTGGAATGACGAGGAAGTTTTAGTGCTCAATTTGCAGGGCTGA
- the mgtE gene encoding magnesium transporter, which yields MAQTNFSPAELYDAWQVLSLAERVEGFEFLPRDTADDFFLQLSARDRAELVLALPSGERRLWLRLLAPDDAADLIQEAPAEERDHLLGLLDDPTRREVKGLLDYAEDEAGGLMNTRYSRLRADMTVDEAISYLRRDARAREHTVYYVYVVDSEERLLGVASFRDLIVAPGDKRVSDVMRTEIISARDDMDQEALSQLFMRHHLLMMPIVDAEGRIKGVVSVDDIVQVVQEEATEDIQKIGGVASLQDPYLDVPLPQMIRKRAGWLAALFLGEMLTATAMGQFEAEIAKAVVLALFVPLIISSGGNSGSQATTLVIRAMALGEVRLRDWWRVIRREVVTGLGLGSILATIGLTRILLWQGLFNTYGEHYFLIALTVSLSLVGVVMWGSVAGSILPFILRRLGFDPASASAPFVATLVDVTGLVIYFTVAAVVLRGTLL from the coding sequence ATGGCTCAAACAAACTTTTCTCCGGCGGAACTCTACGACGCTTGGCAAGTGCTCTCGCTAGCCGAGCGCGTCGAGGGTTTCGAATTTCTGCCGCGCGACACCGCCGACGACTTTTTTTTGCAGTTGAGCGCGCGCGATCGCGCCGAGCTGGTTCTGGCGTTACCGAGCGGTGAGCGGCGCCTGTGGCTGCGGCTGTTGGCGCCGGACGACGCCGCCGATTTGATCCAAGAAGCGCCCGCCGAAGAGCGCGATCATTTGTTGGGCCTGCTCGACGATCCTACCCGCCGCGAGGTCAAGGGGCTCCTCGACTACGCCGAGGACGAAGCCGGCGGGTTGATGAACACGCGCTATTCGCGCTTGCGCGCCGACATGACCGTCGACGAAGCGATCAGTTATCTCAGGCGCGACGCGCGGGCGCGGGAGCACACGGTTTACTATGTTTATGTCGTCGACAGCGAAGAGCGACTGCTCGGCGTAGCGTCGTTTCGCGACTTGATCGTCGCGCCGGGCGATAAACGGGTGAGCGATGTCATGCGCACGGAAATTATTTCGGCGCGCGACGATATGGATCAGGAAGCGCTCAGCCAACTGTTTATGCGCCATCACTTGCTCATGATGCCCATCGTCGATGCCGAGGGGCGCATCAAAGGCGTGGTCAGCGTCGACGACATCGTCCAAGTGGTGCAAGAAGAGGCCACCGAAGATATTCAAAAGATCGGCGGCGTGGCGTCGCTGCAAGATCCCTATCTCGATGTGCCGTTACCGCAAATGATCCGCAAGCGCGCTGGCTGGCTCGCGGCGCTATTTCTCGGTGAAATGCTTACCGCTACGGCGATGGGACAGTTCGAGGCGGAGATTGCCAAAGCGGTGGTGTTGGCGCTGTTCGTGCCGCTGATCATCAGCAGCGGCGGCAACTCCGGCTCCCAGGCGACCACGCTGGTGATCCGCGCCATGGCGCTCGGCGAAGTGCGGCTGCGCGATTGGTGGCGGGTGATTCGCCGCGAGGTGGTTACGGGTCTGGGCTTAGGATCGATTCTCGCGACCATCGGTCTGACGCGCATCCTACTGTGGCAAGGGCTTTTCAATACATATGGCGAACATTATTTTCTGATCGCGTTGACCGTTTCGCTCAGTCTCGTTGGGGTGGTCATGTGGGGCTCGGTGGCGGGTTCGATTCTGCCGTTTATTTTGCGCCGGCTCGGATTCGATCCCGCCAGCGCGTCGGCGCCGTTCGTGGCGACCTTGGTCGATGTCACTGGTCTGGTTATCTACTTTACCGTTGCCGCCGTGGTTTTGCGCGGCACGCTGCTCTAG
- a CDS encoding DMT family transporter, with amino-acid sequence MLAILIGLFGSFWFAVSMILINRGVLAIDYFRGLLTNLGVNALFLWLYVLIFAGPVEFWIPANLIFVLVGIFVPGVARFFIFKGMERLGASITSCLTNSTPLFATLFAVTFLSERPTSTNLLGTLSIVTGIVSLTWKGASKTWRSRDLFFPLTAAFLFAARDNMVRFGLLKIHSPLLGATIAATTSFITMTILYLLFEEKKPVKETAAKGYKLFAAAGFMNFLSYAFAYTALSMERVSLISPLINGSSLFILPLSALLLKDVEKITQRKVAAILLVIVGVFLISWEKM; translated from the coding sequence ATGCTCGCCATCCTCATCGGCCTGTTCGGCTCATTCTGGTTCGCCGTCTCCATGATCTTGATCAATCGTGGCGTGCTGGCCATCGATTACTTCCGCGGCCTGTTGACCAACCTCGGCGTCAACGCGCTGTTTCTCTGGCTCTACGTGCTAATTTTCGCCGGCCCGGTGGAATTTTGGATTCCGGCGAACCTGATCTTCGTTCTCGTCGGCATTTTCGTCCCCGGCGTGGCACGCTTTTTTATTTTCAAAGGCATGGAACGGCTTGGCGCGTCGATTACCTCGTGCTTGACCAACAGCACACCGTTGTTCGCCACGTTATTCGCCGTGACGTTCTTAAGCGAACGGCCGACCTCCACGAACTTGCTCGGCACCCTGTCCATCGTCACCGGCATCGTCTCCCTCACTTGGAAAGGCGCCAGCAAAACCTGGCGCAGCCGCGATCTGTTCTTTCCCTTGACCGCCGCCTTTCTATTCGCCGCCCGCGACAACATGGTCCGCTTCGGCCTGCTGAAAATCCATTCGCCCCTGCTCGGCGCCACCATCGCGGCAACCACCTCGTTCATCACCATGACGATCTTGTATCTGCTGTTCGAAGAAAAAAAGCCGGTGAAAGAAACCGCCGCCAAAGGCTACAAACTCTTCGCCGCCGCCGGCTTCATGAATTTTCTCTCCTACGCCTTCGCCTACACCGCGCTGAGCATGGAACGGGTCTCGCTGATCTCGCCGCTGATCAACGGCTCCTCGCTGTTCATCCTGCCGCTGTCCGCGCTGCTGCTCAAAGACGTAGAAAAAATAACCCAGCGCAAAGTCGCCGCCATCCTGCTGGTGATTGTCGGCGTGTTTTTGATTTCGTGGGAGAAGATGTAG
- a CDS encoding M48 family peptidase translates to MHRFSVILAIILLIGCATVPYTGRNQFILVSEGQEAGLGDDAYRHTLRDSVVTRDIDAERIVRRVGEKIAAVANKPEYNWEFSIINDPETVNAFALPGGKVAVYTGIFGPARDEAGLAVVMGHEVAHALARHPAERMSQGMLLQLGGVGLGVALGRNPAVANQVLQAYGIGTGVGVALPFGRAQETEADHIGLILMAKAGYDPRVALDLWERMEKKAGAKGATPDFLSTHPGYETRIQQLRSFLPEALSYYQPSSARIESLPSAEALDTAAAKTERELLKRMAGLDRYIEEQNGERVVVEALAYQLNISPQLVLQERQQLRVGYGAYAALRGVAYLGRGSLSRIADDFQRGRSWADVASNNGSRINDVINWLAQLFRATGDIDRQLRNRQQRQNTPLRP, encoded by the coding sequence ATGCATCGATTTTCGGTTATTCTCGCAATAATTCTTCTCATCGGTTGCGCCACGGTGCCGTACACCGGCCGCAACCAATTTATTCTCGTCAGCGAAGGGCAAGAAGCCGGGCTGGGTGACGACGCCTATCGCCATACGTTGCGCGATAGCGTGGTGACTCGCGATATTGACGCCGAGCGGATCGTCCGGCGGGTCGGTGAAAAGATCGCCGCGGTGGCAAACAAACCGGAATACAATTGGGAGTTTTCGATCATCAACGATCCCGAAACGGTCAATGCCTTCGCTTTGCCCGGCGGCAAAGTCGCGGTCTACACCGGCATCTTCGGCCCGGCTCGTGATGAAGCGGGGTTGGCCGTGGTCATGGGCCACGAAGTCGCCCATGCTTTGGCGCGTCATCCGGCGGAGCGCATGAGCCAAGGCATGCTCTTGCAGTTGGGCGGCGTCGGGCTCGGTGTGGCGTTAGGACGCAATCCCGCGGTCGCCAACCAAGTATTGCAAGCATACGGCATCGGCACCGGCGTCGGTGTCGCATTGCCCTTCGGACGTGCCCAAGAGACCGAAGCCGATCACATCGGTTTAATTCTCATGGCCAAGGCTGGTTACGATCCGCGCGTGGCACTCGATCTATGGGAGCGCATGGAAAAGAAAGCCGGCGCCAAGGGTGCGACACCGGATTTTCTCTCGACGCATCCCGGTTACGAGACGCGCATTCAACAATTGCGTTCGTTCCTACCCGAAGCGCTGAGTTATTATCAGCCGAGTAGCGCGCGTATCGAATCCCTGCCGTCGGCTGAAGCCCTCGACACGGCGGCAGCGAAAACCGAGCGCGAGCTGCTGAAGCGCATGGCGGGTTTGGATCGTTACATCGAAGAGCAAAACGGCGAGCGCGTTGTCGTCGAAGCGCTGGCTTATCAATTGAACATCAGTCCGCAACTTGTGCTTCAAGAACGCCAGCAATTGCGCGTCGGCTACGGCGCCTACGCGGCGCTGCGCGGGGTCGCTTATCTTGGCCGCGGCTCGCTCAGTCGTATCGCCGACGACTTCCAGCGCGGCCGTTCATGGGCGGACGTTGCAAGTAATAACGGCAGCCGCATCAACGACGTGATTAATTGGCTGGCCCAACTGTTTCGCGCCACCGGTGATATCGATCGGCAATTGCGCAACCGCCAACAGCGGCAGAATACGCCGCTTCGTCCTTAG
- a CDS encoding XRE family transcriptional regulator, whose translation MKKERLELIRGSGNVYRDLDIADADVRQLKAILAAEIIKALDRKSLSVRQAQSLTGTDAGDFSRIRNADFRRMSVERLMGIINRLGARIEVAVKVRRRNAGEFARPV comes from the coding sequence ATGAAAAAGGAACGGCTTGAACTTATCCGGGGCAGTGGAAATGTTTACCGGGATTTGGACATCGCCGATGCTGACGTGCGTCAGTTGAAAGCGATTCTGGCAGCGGAAATCATCAAAGCCCTTGATCGAAAGAGTCTCAGCGTCCGGCAGGCGCAAAGCCTCACCGGAACCGACGCGGGCGACTTCTCGCGCATTCGCAATGCCGATTTCCGACGTATGAGCGTTGAACGGTTGATGGGAATAATCAACCGGCTCGGGGCGCGGATTGAGGTGGCGGTAAAAGTTCGGCGCCGAAACGCGGGTGAGTTTGCCCGCCCGGTTTAG
- the rsmH gene encoding 16S rRNA (cytosine(1402)-N(4))-methyltransferase RsmH, which yields MFAHVSVLAREVGELLRPESGKRFLDGTLGGGGHSEQILIASEPDGQVLGLDRDDEALAAASERLRRFGARFTALQGSFADTRELLATAGWDMVDGVILDLGVSSHQIDSAERGFSFRANGRLDMRMDRRQPLDAAEVVNTYSEASLEKIFRDFGEEPQARRLARTVVAERQLKAIVTTEELAQLVARVKRVHKRDHNPATQVFQALRIAVNDELDALQRFLDFGYEILRPQGRMAIIAFHSLEDRLVKTTFRRWSTECLCPPRVLTCRCGWSGKVKLVTKRPLMASAEEVSANPRARSAKLRVVERV from the coding sequence GTGTTTGCGCATGTTTCTGTGCTGGCGCGGGAAGTGGGTGAGTTGCTCCGTCCTGAGTCCGGCAAGCGGTTTCTCGATGGCACTCTGGGCGGGGGAGGTCACAGCGAGCAAATATTAATTGCCAGTGAGCCCGATGGCCAAGTACTGGGTTTGGATCGTGACGACGAAGCGTTGGCCGCGGCCAGCGAGCGTTTGAGACGTTTCGGCGCGCGCTTCACGGCGCTCCAAGGGAGCTTTGCCGATACGCGCGAGCTGCTCGCCACGGCCGGTTGGGACATGGTGGACGGAGTGATCTTGGACTTAGGTGTTTCATCCCATCAGATCGATTCTGCCGAGCGCGGTTTTAGTTTTCGCGCCAACGGGAGGCTCGATATGCGCATGGACCGGCGCCAGCCATTGGATGCCGCGGAGGTCGTCAACACCTATAGCGAAGCGTCGCTGGAAAAAATTTTTCGCGATTTTGGTGAGGAGCCGCAAGCCCGGCGGCTGGCCCGGACGGTGGTTGCTGAGCGTCAACTCAAGGCGATTGTCACCACCGAGGAGTTGGCCCAACTAGTCGCCCGGGTGAAGCGCGTTCATAAGCGCGATCATAATCCGGCGACGCAAGTTTTTCAGGCTCTGCGCATCGCCGTTAATGACGAGTTGGACGCGCTCCAAAGGTTTTTAGATTTCGGTTATGAAATTCTCCGGCCCCAGGGGCGGATGGCAATTATCGCGTTTCATTCATTGGAAGATCGTCTGGTGAAAACGACATTTCGCCGTTGGTCTACTGAATGTCTGTGCCCGCCGCGGGTGCTAACCTGTCGCTGCGGTTGGAGCGGCAAAGTTAAACTAGTCACCAAACGGCCGTTGATGGCGTCGGCCGAAGAAGTTAGCGCCAATCCGCGCGCGCGCTCAGCTAAGTTGCGCGTGGTCGAGAGAGTTTAG
- a CDS encoding UDP-N-acetylmuramoyl-L-alanyl-D-glutamate--2,6-diaminopimelate ligase, which produces MRLKEFLTIEEVEAADGNLDQEVSGLTYDSRAAGNGQMFFAVAGEKVDGHDYIAAAVHQGAAGYVYSRPGSWPTEAAAIRVADVRRALGLWSAHFYRRPSSRLKLIGVTGTNGKTTLTYLLESILNSAQLTPGVLGTINYRYGAQAVPAHHTTPESLDIEELLAQMVGAGVKAVAMEVSSHALVQERVRGLEFDIGVFTNLSRDHLDYHRDMDDYFLAKSRLFSDYLGVSPKRNKAAVIYGDDPRGAELAQMARAHGLEVWTYGANASFDVHPLNVSQSVDGLHGKISARGRSIDCDSPLIGGANLQNILGAAAVGSALGLDAGIVGDGIRQLKLVPGRVEKVGNDRGITILVDYAHTPDALEKVLTAVRPLTGGRLIAVFGCGGDRDRGKRPLMGEIAARLSDRVMVTSDNPRTEEPLVILDEIEVGVKKTGMHRLRVSSDARGYSMEVDRRLAIRSALSWAQAGDLVLIAGKGHEDYQILGKQKIHFDDREVARQELGARAGV; this is translated from the coding sequence ATGCGACTGAAAGAGTTTTTGACGATTGAGGAGGTGGAAGCCGCTGACGGTAATCTGGACCAAGAAGTGAGCGGGCTCACCTACGACTCGCGCGCCGCCGGCAACGGGCAAATGTTTTTCGCCGTGGCCGGCGAAAAAGTTGACGGCCATGATTACATCGCCGCGGCGGTGCACCAGGGAGCGGCGGGGTATGTCTATTCGCGCCCAGGCAGCTGGCCGACAGAGGCCGCGGCGATTAGGGTCGCAGATGTGCGGCGCGCGTTGGGGCTTTGGTCGGCGCATTTTTATCGGCGGCCAAGCAGTAGACTAAAACTCATCGGCGTCACCGGCACCAACGGTAAAACCACCTTGACGTATTTACTCGAGTCGATTCTGAACAGCGCCCAATTGACGCCCGGAGTTCTTGGCACGATCAACTATCGCTATGGTGCTCAAGCGGTGCCGGCGCACCACACGACACCGGAGTCACTCGATATCGAGGAGCTGTTGGCGCAAATGGTCGGTGCCGGCGTGAAAGCGGTGGCGATGGAGGTTTCGTCCCACGCTTTGGTCCAGGAGCGGGTGCGCGGCTTGGAATTCGACATCGGCGTGTTCACCAACCTGTCGCGGGATCATCTCGACTACCACCGCGATATGGACGATTATTTTTTGGCCAAGAGCCGGCTGTTCAGCGACTATTTGGGCGTCAGCCCGAAGCGTAACAAGGCCGCGGTGATTTACGGCGACGATCCGCGCGGTGCTGAACTGGCGCAAATGGCGCGGGCTCACGGTTTAGAAGTTTGGACTTATGGCGCCAATGCGTCTTTCGATGTTCATCCGCTCAACGTCAGCCAAAGCGTCGACGGCCTGCACGGCAAGATTTCCGCGCGCGGAAGGTCCATCGACTGCGACTCGCCGCTCATCGGCGGCGCCAACTTGCAAAACATTCTCGGCGCGGCGGCGGTGGGTTCGGCGCTCGGACTGGACGCCGGCATTGTCGGAGATGGGATTCGCCAACTTAAATTGGTTCCTGGCCGGGTGGAAAAGGTCGGCAATGATCGCGGCATTACGATTCTCGTCGACTACGCGCATACGCCGGACGCGTTGGAAAAAGTTTTAACCGCGGTGCGGCCGTTGACTGGCGGCAGGCTGATCGCGGTGTTCGGTTGCGGCGGCGACCGCGACCGCGGCAAGCGGCCGCTGATGGGCGAGATCGCCGCGCGCTTGAGCGACCGGGTGATGGTCACTTCCGACAATCCGCGCACCGAGGAGCCGCTGGTGATTCTCGACGAGATCGAAGTCGGCGTGAAAAAGACCGGGATGCATCGATTACGGGTTTCGTCAGATGCGCGCGGCTATTCCATGGAAGTTGACCGGCGTTTGGCGATTCGCAGCGCCTTGAGTTGGGCGCAGGCGGGAGATTTAGTTTTGATCGCGGGTAAAGGACACGAGGATTATCAGATTCTCGGCAAACAGAAAATTCATTTCGACGATCGTGAAGTGGCGCGGCAAGAACTTGGCGCGCGCGCGGGAGTGTAG
- the mraZ gene encoding division/cell wall cluster transcriptional repressor MraZ: MFRGSFEHTLDNKGRLSIPVKFRDVLVGKSDDRIVMTNFLIGGQRCLDVYPIDAWLKFEEEIQKKPKFDPRMVQFQNYYLASACECNLDSHGRILIPPGLRKYADLKRNVILVSALEKFRVWDHEAWKKIFVEAEDKLMQDPDFLGDLGL, from the coding sequence ATGTTTCGCGGCAGCTTTGAACATACCCTCGATAACAAGGGGCGGCTCAGCATCCCGGTGAAATTCCGTGACGTGCTGGTCGGGAAGAGCGACGACCGTATCGTCATGACAAACTTTTTGATTGGCGGACAACGCTGTCTGGATGTTTATCCCATCGATGCCTGGCTCAAGTTTGAAGAAGAAATCCAGAAGAAACCGAAATTCGATCCGCGCATGGTGCAGTTCCAAAACTATTACTTGGCCTCCGCCTGCGAGTGCAACCTCGATAGCCATGGGCGCATCCTCATTCCTCCGGGACTGCGCAAGTACGCGGACCTCAAGCGCAATGTAATCTTGGTTTCGGCGTTGGAAAAGTTTCGCGTTTGGGATCACGAGGCGTGGAAGAAGATCTTCGTCGAGGCTGAGGACAAGTTGATGCAGGATCCCGATTTTCTCGGTGACTTGGGGCTCTAA
- a CDS encoding FAD-binding oxidoreductase — MADLVAKLATVIDSARISTAAAHLDDLSWDALSEGRMHPHHQPQLAKPLCAVAPVSTDEVQRLVRFANAEKIPLIPFGGGSGLMGGALSTRSALVLDLRQMNRLVEIDTVSRSARVQAGIVLENLDHGLNAVDYILGHDPWTVPVATLGGAISTNSVGYRAGIYGSMGQQVLGLEAVLPNGEILRTRAVAKHSAGIDLNSLLIGGEGCFGVITEATIRIFPTPEARLIGGFHFPSFETGYAAIEKIFQQRLRPALLDFGDDEEKHEPGALLYLVFEGNQALVSIEEKLAAAICAAHGGRDLPRGEAESFWRERHEIARRFARNRRQRRERGRDGVYRDWIHVALPGAQVLAFRSAAQEVVKRHGVRVQESGLWIQPELFSMRLGCEEESTPNAQLALEEAIEELLRLVQRMGGSMEYTHGVGVKLAPLMAEEHGYGLHVMRQIKQSLDPNNIMNPGKMGL, encoded by the coding sequence ATGGCCGATCTGGTCGCTAAGCTTGCCACCGTCATCGACAGTGCGCGGATTTCCACAGCGGCAGCGCACCTCGACGACTTGTCCTGGGACGCCCTCAGCGAAGGGCGCATGCACCCGCATCATCAGCCGCAACTGGCCAAGCCTCTGTGCGCGGTGGCGCCGGTTTCCACCGATGAGGTGCAGCGGCTGGTGCGCTTCGCCAACGCGGAAAAAATTCCGCTGATTCCCTTCGGCGGCGGGTCGGGGCTGATGGGCGGCGCTTTGTCGACCCGTTCGGCCCTGGTGCTTGATTTGCGCCAGATGAATCGGCTGGTTGAAATCGATACGGTGTCGCGCTCCGCCCGTGTCCAGGCCGGCATCGTCTTAGAAAATCTCGATCACGGATTGAATGCCGTCGATTACATCCTGGGGCACGATCCCTGGACGGTGCCGGTGGCGACTTTGGGCGGGGCGATTTCGACCAATAGTGTTGGCTATCGCGCCGGCATTTACGGTTCCATGGGTCAGCAGGTTTTGGGTTTAGAAGCGGTGCTGCCCAATGGCGAAATCCTGCGCACCCGCGCGGTGGCGAAACATTCGGCCGGCATCGATTTGAATTCTCTCTTGATCGGCGGCGAAGGGTGCTTCGGTGTGATCACCGAGGCGACGATTCGGATCTTTCCCACGCCCGAGGCGCGCTTGATTGGCGGTTTTCACTTTCCGTCCTTCGAAACTGGCTACGCCGCTATCGAGAAAATTTTTCAGCAGCGACTCCGGCCGGCGCTGCTCGACTTCGGCGACGACGAAGAGAAGCACGAGCCCGGCGCGCTGCTTTATTTGGTCTTCGAAGGCAACCAGGCGCTTGTCAGCATCGAAGAAAAATTGGCCGCGGCGATTTGCGCCGCCCACGGCGGGCGGGATTTGCCGCGCGGCGAAGCGGAAAGCTTTTGGCGCGAGCGCCATGAGATCGCCCGGCGCTTCGCGCGCAATCGGCGCCAGCGGCGCGAGCGTGGCCGGGACGGCGTCTATCGCGATTGGATTCACGTCGCGCTGCCGGGCGCGCAAGTATTGGCGTTTCGCAGCGCCGCTCAGGAAGTGGTAAAGCGCCATGGGGTGCGCGTGCAGGAGAGCGGTCTGTGGATTCAACCCGAGCTTTTTTCCATGCGTCTCGGTTGCGAGGAGGAGAGCACGCCGAATGCGCAGCTCGCTTTGGAAGAGGCGATCGAAGAGTTGTTGCGCTTGGTCCAGCGCATGGGCGGTTCGATGGAATATACCCACGGCGTTGGCGTGAAATTGGCGCCGCTGATGGCCGAAGAGCATGGTTACGGCTTGCACGTGATGCGGCAAATTAAACAAAGCCTCGATCCCAACAACATCATGAACCCCGGCAAAATGGGACTCTAG
- a CDS encoding cell division protein FtsL, whose translation MASAVSAQPRRIASVKRERPQRSAASRWRIFFAVILGVSLIGVVLAHVWLRLQVVRMGYVLSTSSKLQTRLEQENRELKFELATLNSPDKLEALARQRLGLAPPEKGQVIVLP comes from the coding sequence ATGGCAAGCGCAGTAAGCGCGCAACCGCGCAGGATCGCCAGCGTTAAACGCGAACGGCCACAACGTTCGGCGGCGTCCCGTTGGCGGATTTTTTTCGCCGTGATCTTGGGCGTTAGTTTGATCGGCGTCGTTTTGGCCCATGTCTGGTTACGCCTGCAAGTGGTGCGCATGGGTTACGTGCTCTCGACGTCGAGTAAATTACAGACGCGTCTCGAACAGGAAAATCGTGAATTGAAATTTGAACTAGCAACACTGAATTCGCCGGATAAATTGGAGGCGCTGGCGCGCCAGCGCTTGGGTTTGGCCCCGCCGGAGAAAGGCCAGGTCATCGTTCTGCCATGA
- a CDS encoding anti-sigma factor antagonist: MFARKPIQDISVIDITGDIDFREMIRIKDTIGSLIEKERIKVVLNLRSVDHINYLSIGVLLERLKLLRNLNGDLKLAGMSPFLRDIFKVVGMDRFFEDYTSLEDAIESFDDDWEGDGTSH, from the coding sequence ATGTTTGCGCGCAAACCGATTCAAGATATTTCGGTAATCGATATCACGGGCGACATCGATTTTCGGGAAATGATTCGAATCAAAGACACCATCGGCTCGCTAATCGAAAAAGAGCGCATCAAGGTCGTGCTCAATCTGCGCTCGGTGGATCACATCAACTATCTCAGCATCGGCGTTCTGCTCGAACGTTTGAAGTTGCTGCGCAATCTCAACGGCGATTTGAAGCTCGCCGGCATGAGTCCGTTTCTGCGCGATATTTTCAAAGTTGTCGGCATGGATCGCTTTTTCGAGGACTACACTTCTCTCGAAGACGCCATCGAAAGTTTCGATGACGATTGGGAGGGTGACGGTACCAGTCACTGA